The region TCGACCGGCAAGTTTCCGCGTCCCTGACTGACTCCCAGCCCAAAAGAGAGGAAGCAAGATGAACGATACCACCCAGCCCCGCGCCACCTTCCGACAGTGGGAAGCCACCGTGACCGACAGGGAATGCGGCGTGACCGTCTCCCGCACCGTCTATACCGTGACCCTGACCCGCACAGTAGTCGGTCTGCAGGCCACCGTAGACGGCGAAGCGGCCCCCCTGGCCCGCGCCGTGGGCATTCTGCAGGCCGCGCACACCGTCATCCTGACCGCTCAGACGCTCGAAGCCCCCACGCCCCCCACCATCGGGAAGGCGCAGGCTTCGAAGCTTCATCGCCTCTTGGCGCGGGCAGGCGTCCCCACGGGTGAGCATTACGGCTTCGCTGGCGCTGCCCTTGACCGGGCCGTGTACAGCCTGGCCGCACTGACCGAGACGGACGCCCGGCAGGTGTGGCGCTTCCTGCAGGACACCCACGCCCGCGCTGCCTGACCCACTCAGGGGGGCCACGTGCCCCCCGCTTCCCTCTCGAAGCCCTATCCGCGTACCCAGTTCACCCGGCGAAGAGGAAGACGCCCATGCGCCCGCTTCGCCCCCTGTTTCGAGGGCACCACACAGGAAGGTCCCACCATGACGCGCACGCTTACCGCGCTTTACCTGACCTGTCTTCTCTTCGCCGGGTCTGACAGCCCCCACGCTTTCACCTTTACCGTCTGTGGCGTCTACGTGGGCTTCCTGGCGCTGGCCTTCGTCTTTCGCCGTGCCATTGCTCACACGCAAGCATCTCTTCACCGTGAAGAGGCAACGCCGTGAGGAAGCCCACACCTACCAGGAAGGCGAAAGCTCGCGCCCCGCATCCTGTCTTCCCTTTCGCCGTCACCCTCCGGGCCGCTTCCCTGATCTTCGAAGGGGACGGCAGACCTGCCCTATATGTGTGCGCTGACAATTACACCGGCACACTCGGTCTGTACCGCGTCCCGGAAGACTGCCGCGTGACCGTGAAAGCACCACATCCGTTGCCAGAAGCCGGGCCGCGTGTCTTCCTGCCTGCCGGATCTGCGGTGATCTTCGAAACAGCAGACAGTAAGACCGTCCTGCCCCTACACGCCGTCCGGGTCTGCCGTGAATTACTCGAAGCCCTGGAAGTGCACGCGCACGCGCTGCAGTCGTGGAAAGCCCATCGGCAGGGGGCCGCATGAAAAGCCTGCATCCCAGGTCAATTCTTGACTTTTCCTACGAACTATCGAGGCCCAGTCCTTCAAACCAACTGTGACATACTCATACTAGGGCACAATAAGACAATGAAAAAAATTCTGACATGGTCCTTATTGCTTTCAATGTTGTGCTCTGTGGAAGCAGGAGGTTTACTCGGCTTCAAAATCTGCGCGCCGACGACAGCGAATGTTATGGTCGATTCGAAAACTGCTCAATGGCTTCCAAATGTCAAATCAGAATTGACTAAATCATTAAACACGATAAGCAAAGCTTACCGGCTTTCTGATTCGTGCAAAAATGCCGATCTGAAAGCCGAATATTTTGTTTCAATGGTTTCTACTGCTCCTGTTAAAGGCGGGGCTCGCGCGTACTCTGTCAGTTTATCTGTTTATGATCCAATTATGGAGTGGCACCTGTACCATGACCACATCATAACAATTACCTCTGCTTCTACAACAAATAACACCGAGGAGGTCATAAAATCATTCCGCGAACTTATGGATAAAATGGCAGCCACTTATTGGGAAGATAACTCATAGCTTAAATAAGCAGTCCCCAGCGCTTCCCCATATCCCAGGCAGTCCACGCGGCCCGCTGCAGCTAGTTGAAACGACGAAAAAGGAAGTCTCCTTAGAGTTTGCTCAGCGGTCTGTTGACTGATTTCTGCTTTGTCGCTTTCAAGCGCAACTAGACAGGCATCGTCTCACGTAAGCATCTTTTACAAATTGCGCCTCACCTGAAGGTGAGGCGTTGTACTTTGGAGGTATGCAAAAACGCACAGTGGTTCTGCTGCCTTTCCTGACCTTGATTGTTGCTTGCGGAGGCACAGGTGCACCTTCTGATCGGGAGGCTCCAGTTATCCGCAACCTGTACCCAACGGTCTTTAAGGGGAATCTGCAGATGGATGGCAGCATTATGGTGGCCTTCAGTGAGGAGATGAATCCGGCCTCACTACAGGCAGCGGTGAAGCTTCAGGACAGCACTGGGGCGACTGTGCCAGCCACTGTGACCACTGGGTCATCCTCCGCCAGTATCAAACCAAGCTCGGCGCTTAAATCAAGCACTTCATATACGTTAGTGGTGACACGCGAAGCGAAAGACCTGGCTGGGAACCAGCTGGCTGCGGAGTCACGCACGGCTTATATGACGGAAGCGACCCCCTACACTATCCGCCTTAACCACTTCACAGCTTCTCGGTATGACACAGCCACCGTCACAGCCACTTTCACTTATACCGGCACGGAAGAAGCGGGCAGCATTTGGGTGAGAGCCTCCTGCTCGGAGGACGGGTATTCATATCTGTCCACATCGCTGGCTACCGCTGCAACTCCCAGCAAATGGACGCCCGGGCAAACACAGAACATCTTTTTGCGCCATTCTGGAGGCTACCCCTACTTTACAGACAACACTGTCCGCTGCCGATTTTCCTCTGATGATTCAGCGAATACGCGCCGAGTCATAGTGAACTAATTGTTTGTAAGGTCAATAAAAGTTTTTCAGGACTGTTATCCTTGAGCATGCAAAAACTGAAGACATTTGGGTTGGCCCTCGGCCTGTTCGCTGGTGGCATGGTGCTCGGTCAGGCGTTTGAGGGTGACGTGGGTCCCATGATTAACCTCAAGCCAAATGAAGCTGTCAAGCGGGCGGACGCAATTTACACGGAGTACGCCGGACTTGTGGGCATGGCAAAAAGTGCCGTGCAGGTTAGTCAAGCGTCCGACGAAGCACGTGTGCGTCTGGAATATCTACAGGTTAAACAGAATGCAGAGATTATCCGCCTTCTGGGGGACCTCAAGAACAAGAAGTAATCCTCTTAGGCTCTCGAGCTCCGCCGCGTGCGGGGTTTTTTTATTCCCTTCTACAAGAGGTAACCTATGACCTGAACTAACCTCGGAGAACTCTCCGTCATCACGCCAGGAGGCCGCTGCTATAGCGCCAGTACACCTTCTTATGTGTACCCTTCACCTGTTGTGACCATCAACATCACCGGCGTGTGCAGGCCAATCGGACGGCCGGAAGGTACGCTTTGAGGTCGTCGAAGTTGCCAACTGTTCACACCTGGCTCTTCTGACGCGTCAAGAATTCCCCATTGAGGAGAAACTACAGCATGAGGCCACCTAACCTTGGCCGACACGACCTAGCACCACAGCCTGCCCCTTTCCTGCAGAAAGACCGCGCACACGATTTTCGCCAGTCACCGTCAGTACGGCACCGTCAGCCTATCTGCCCGCTCCGCCCACCAACCAAAGAGCATGACTGCACCTGTTATCAGCCCAAAAAGTAGAGCAAAACCAAGGCCAATCAGAACAAGACCTGCAGCCTCTGCTCCAGCCTCTTGAAAGGCCGCTTTGGGCCCCCGCATCCGCCACACCTTCACCAAGGTGACGACGGGTGACAGCACGATGAAGAGCGGGTACCACAGGACTGCAACGCCTCCCAATAAAACCCATCCCCAATCGGCCCAAGACATACCGCACTATCCCATTATCGAGCCTAGTCTTTCCCTTTCGCCTTCATGGCTGCCCGCTCAGGACTTCGCACAAGGCCGCATCAAACAGCCACACGGCCCGCGCATACCGGGCCACGGCCTGCCCGGCTTCACGGGTCACGCCGTCCGGCAGGTCTTCGCACACTTCCAGGTGCGCCAGTAATTCCGTGCAGCGGCCCGCCTCTTCGATGAAGTAAGCGGCGAAGGAAGGCAGGTCAGACGGAACCGGGTAAGGCTGCCCGTCCGGCAGGTCATCAAGGGCGGGGGCGCGGTGGTGTCCTTGCTTTACTTCTTGTCCATGGCGTTATCTACCATCGCATCGGTAATGGGCTCAGGAACGGACTGAAGGTCATCAGGGTGAATCACCATGCTCGTGATGATGTTCATGCTGATTTGGTCACTAGGCTGGTTCGGATCACTGTTGTTGAATTCCAAGATGTTCGGGCCGCCGCTACTGCTGAAGATTTGGTATGTGTCCACGTACTCCTGCAGAACTTCCTGTGAACCTCTGTAGGTGTGCCTTCCACCCTTGCTGGTGGTCACGACTAGGATTGGCATAATTCACTGTAGCGCTCGGTGTGGGGCGAGCCTGCCGGAGTTGCACCGCCTGCCTATCGGCATCTACTGGCCTGCATGTATCGCTTCTTGTGCATGTCCACCCCCTGTGGGTGCCTTGGAAACTCAATGAACGAACGTTGTAATCGGCTATTCCTTCAGTTTCATCTTTATGACGGTCTGCCGCGTCAGGCACTCGGATGGTCAGAGCGTAGTGTTCAATAGGCCTCCAATAGAAAGACCCCATCATTGGCAGGGTCCAGTGACGGGGGGTCGCTGGTCTTGGAGAAATCCAGTTGCTAGAGTTGCGTTATGAGAAAACTATTAGCCCTTGTGGCGGTACTCCTGCTCAGCTTTACGACCTATGCAAGCGCTGCGATCAACTTTGCCAGTCTGGAATGGGGCCTTACAGCCAACCAAGCGCACGCCATCATGCTCAAGAAGGGCTACAAGTTCGTTGCGGTAGTGCCGGTGGATGGAGCTAGGGACGTTCGGTACACAGGAATTGTGGGTACTGCCAGCGCTAACATTTTCTTGAAATATAATTCTGATGACGAACTCGCTTGCGTTACGGTTATTACGGAAGAGGTTTCCAGTCCAATGCAACTTTTCAATGCTCTGTCCTCAACTCTGACCGAGAAGTACGGAGCCCCTGAAAGTGAACAGGATAAGCGGAGTGCGCAGTTCGAGGACATTACATCGGTCACCCAGCTCTCTCAGGGCATTCGCTTGGGAGAGGTGTACATGGAAACATACTGGTCAGACGATGAGGCAGGAGTAGCCATTGAAACACTCAAGGGTGGAAACATTCGACTCGACTACTACGGACCACTTTGGCAAGATGAATATGACCGTAGGGAAGCAGGAAAAACTAACGATTTGTAAATCAAAAGGATAAGCAGAGGCCGTAAAAAGTCTCCGTTTCCTTGTACTTCTTGATTAGTGCTTTCCTATCCCACCCCACTGCCATGAGCAGGGCGGCCTCTGTGATGCATACGCGTTGACGCTCAACGCGAGTAGTGCGAACAGCCACTATTACCGACTGGCGCTTCATATGATGTGACAAGCTGAATAAGCAGATTGGTCCAAGCATTTAACAGGTATCGGGACCAGTAGTAGGCGTTAGGCCACGCGGACAATTGACTACTTTTTCTTCGCCGTAATCTCAGCGAACGCTACTGGTGAAAGACACAGCGCCCACCCTCACGGCTTCCCGCCTGCAGGATGGGCGCTTCGAACACCTGAAAAAACCTGAGGCTTACTCTTCCGCCTCTTCCAAACTCAGCAGCTCCGAGACGCCCACTGGCTGCCCGCTCAGGGCGTCAATAATTCCCGCCACGGTTGCCAAGGTGGGCAGATCAATACGCGATGTGTCCCCACGGGCCAGCCGGTACACGGTGCCTGCGTCTATGGTGCCCTGAGCTAAACCGGACATGGCGACTTGATACACGCTCAGGCCCCGCGCCTGGCAGGCTTCCCGCACCGTCACACGGGCCACGTAAGGGACAGGGCGGCAGGTGCCGTAGCCCAGGTGGGTCAGGGGTCTGCCGCCCATCGTGTAATGCCCGGCCAGCGCGTCCCCATTCTTTCCTTTCGCCGTCATGGCTGCCCCCCAATCACGCGCACCGCTGCAGCTTCGAAGCGCCACTGTGCCGTTACCCACCGGCTCATGCTTTGAGCTTCCAGGGACAACGGGACAGCGCGGGCCATTTCTTCGCCCCTCCTGGCTTCCGCTTCGAAGTACCCGGCGAAAAGAAAAGTATCAGCAGGCAGCGGGAAGGGCACACCGTCCGGCAGGTCTGCCAGCTCGCGCGCCCACACCCGCGCCTCTTCCGCGCCTGGCAGGTCCAAGGGCATGTCTTCCAGGTGGGCCAGCATGACGCGCAAACGCGCCCACAGCGCCACGTCTTCCTGAGCATCCATGCATTCCCAGAATGCCGCCCGATCTTCCCCGGTCAGCAGGTCCAAAGCGCGGGCCAGGGTGGCCGTCTTCTGTTCTTCGATCTTTACCACCCGCGCCGCGTGCCGGTCTTCCAGCACTTCAAGCCGGGCCAACGTCCCGCGCACTTTCTTCTTCGTCGTCATACGACCCCCGATACACTAAGGACATGCGGAAAAAAGGTGGGTTTCTGGTCCTGGTGGGGCTTTTGACTGCTTGTGGCCGTGAGGGCCCAATCGCCCTGAGTGTCCCGGCCAATCCTCACATCCTGCACGGAGCTTGGCGAGGCAACGTCACTTCACGGAATCAGCCCAGTCCAGTGGAAGTCATGACGTTGAATCTCACCGCTCGTTACAACACCACCGAGAAATACGACATAGACGGCTCCCTTACATTCAGGGGGAAAACCTACGATGTGGCCGGTGAAGGTGAGGGGCGGTGGGGTGCGACGCTTACGCCTCAAAGCACGCAAGGCCACCCCACTCTGTTCTGGGAGGTGACCATAAAGAAAAACGGGGAAGTGGTGGGGGACATGGTGGGGGCAAATAATCCTTACGGTTCGGTTGAACAAATCGCGGTGTTTCGCCTGTTCCCTGTCGAGACAGGACAACCCTTTATGGATGTCTACGACGCAAAGCTTTCGCGCCGACAGTAATGTCACCGATGACCTCACAAGTCACCCCAGTACACGCCTGATATGACCTTAGCCCCACCGGCAGGGGCCAGCATCAGCAGCCCACCGCCTGCCGTATGCAGGCTGCCCGCTTCCCTCAGGTCTTCCGGTGAAAGAGGAAGCGTCCGGCCCTGGCCCCCTGCTATTTCACGCCACACGCCCGCTTCTAGATCAGCCTCGAAGATGCCCATCATATCCCCCGCGTCTTCCTCACTTCGCCGGGCTTCAAGCTTCGTCAGCCTGCCGCGCCTGGTCATGGCTGGCCCCCTGCCGGATACAGCAGGACTTCACGCCGCTCAGTCCTGACGGGCACCGGCACACCGTCCGGCCCGTGATCCACGATCTGCCGTGTGATAACCACCCGCACCGCTTCCCCTGGCTGCTTCGCTGCCAGTCGGGCTAGACGCCCGCGTGTCCCTGCCTTCATGCTGTCCCCCCGATAAGTGCAGCCACACGCTGCGCCTTCTCACTGACCAGGCGACCAGCCACACGGCCCACCGTGTCCGGCCCGCCTCCCTCTTCGACGATCTGCAGGACGGCCAGCAGGAAGCCTGGAATGTCTGAGATGCGCACGTGTGACGCTTCGAACGCCCGGCGTTTCGCTTCCAGTCGGGCCAGTCGCTGCGCTTTCCTGCCGGTCATGCTGCACCCCGTCCCAGCCGTGGGCCGCTGCCTTCCTCTTCACTGCCGTCCCCTTCCAGGGCCGCTATACGCGCTTCCAGCTCTCCGACTTCCACAATGCGGGCATATGCTGCAGCCCCCTGTGAAATGGCGTGGATGGCTTTCAGGCTCAGGGCCGGGTCTTCCTCTTCCAGCAGCTCACCGGCCCGCGAGAGGGCACGCCACAGCAGGGCACGGGCATCTTCGAGGGTGCCGGGTTTGCCTCTTCGCCGGGCGCGTTTGGCCTTCCGGGCTTCTGTAGGGTTAGGGTTTGCCATGCTTCACCACCTGGCCCACAGTGGGGCCGTCTATAGAGAGGGGGGGGACCAATACGCCCCGTAAGGTTTCGAGGGCCAGCGGCAGGCCGGAAGGTGTCAAGCTGCCCGCGTGCATGTGGCTCCGTTTGTGAACTTCAACGACGGCCCGGCGAAGGAAAGACAGCCAAGCGACCCGGACAGGTAAGGGGCCACGTTTTCGAGGGTGAACAGCGTACAGGCCAGCATGTAGGCGCCCGATGTCATGCTTTCCCCTTCGCCAGGTCCAGACCCAGCCGGGGCAGGAAGGCGCGGGCCGCATCCCGGCCAAACTCGGTTATCCGGCCCCGCTCGATCATCCCGGACGACTGCGCCACGCTCAGGGCCACACGCTGCGCTGCAGGTCCGGGCGTGCCCTTCGCGGTAGCGCCTTCGATCACCTGCCGCGCATGGCTGCCAGGTGGCAGGACACGGGCGTAAGCACTCAGGACGGCCCACTGTAAGCCCGTCATGCTGCCCCCCCTTCCAGCGTGGGCAGGTCATCCCAGGCCACGGGCACGGCTGGCCCCCAGCGCTTCCCGGTGTGCCGTGACCGCCACCCGCGCCCCACCTCTTCGCCTGCGTGCAGGTAAGCGCCGCACCGTGCGCCCACGTGCAGGGCGAAAGGGGCAGGCAGGGGCCACCATGCCACCGGGTCACACGTACACGTGACCATCAGCGGCCCCCAGTCCGGCGCATCTTCCGCACGCGTACAGCTTCCACAGCGGCCCGGCTGTGCGCTGATCTGTGCCCAGTCCGGCAGGACGCGGCCTTCCGTTGTGTTTGTAACAGAGACGCCCGGCAGAACTTCCGGCGAAGGAAGAGACGCTCCCCCCTGCCCTTCGTCTTCCTTCGCCGTGAGGTAGGCCAGCACGTCCCCTTTTCCAGCCTGCAGGGCGTTCAGGAGGTCAGCAGGGGGCCGTTTGCCGGTCAGGGCCAGCGTGCCCCCCTGGCCCACAGACAGACGTACCCCGCAAGCTTCCAGGGCTGTCAGAAGGCCGCGCACGTCTTGGCCGATCACAGCGTCACCACGCCGGGCAGATCTGCGCCTTCCTCGATATCTGCCAGGTCTTCGAGGGTCAGGGTGTGAGGGAAGTCCGGCGAAGCGAAAGACGCGCCCCTTATAAGAGGAAGTGTCCCCATTGTCCCCAAACAATCAATAAAAGTATTAAAGCTGGGGACAGAGCGGGACACCGTGCTAGACGTTCTTTCTTCGCCGTCTGTCCCCAGTGTCCCCAGATTGTACGCTTCCGGGTCTATGGGAAGCCTCAGCGCCACGAAGCGCCCACGCTGTCCCCGTGCAGTGGCCTTGTAGTGGGGCCGCACCCGTCCGGGCCTTCCTTCGCCGCCTTTCTCCACCTCACAGCGCATGAAGCCCTGAGCGTGAAAGCGGTCTTTCATGTTCCCGTACAGGGTGGAGGCGTCCGGCAGGACGGCCCCGCCCTGCGCCTGTGCGGCCCGCTGCAGCTCCCCGTGTAAGGCGTCCGGCAGGAAGTAGCCCCATTCGTCCCCGCCCGTCCGGGCGTAATACCCGATCAGCCGCGCACCGGGCCGCGTGCGGAGTTCTACCCCTTCGCCGTGTTCCGTACGCCAGGTCTTCGCCTGCCAGCCGTACAGGTGGGCCACGTCTTCCGGTGGGGCGTGCGCCTCTTCGCCGCTGGCTTCTTCGAGGAAGACCGCGCCCTGACTGAGCAGGCCAGCCAGAAGAGAGAGGGCTCGTGTTACCGGGTCTTCGTCCTGCAGGTGTGCGCCCTGACCGCCTGCCGTGTCCCTCAGGGCCGCGACCACCCGCGACCACATGCGGGCCGCTGCGTCTTCCGTGATGGCCCTCACGTGTACGGCGAAGGTCAGGAAGGCCGCGTGTCCGTATGCCAACTCTGCCGCTGCGGGGCCGGTGCGCCCGTGTGCGCCTTCGAAGTGGGGGGCCAGGTCCCGTGTCATGGCCTTATGCGCCGGGCTGCCTACCCGCACTGCGTCATAGTGCGCTGCTATCCACTGCACGAAGCCGGCCATAGCCAGCGCATAAACCCCCTGCCCGGCTTGGTCCTCTGCTTCGTAGTACGCGGCAGACATGGCCGGGTTGTGGATGAGTTTGCGCTCTACCGGCACCACGACCACCCGCGCCCGGTTGGAATGCCCACGCGGTAGCGTCTCACTCGACGACATGACCGTACCGCGTGGCGCTAGTCCTGCCTGCCGCTTCCGGTCTATCCCCATGCGCCCTCGTCCCGTGCCATCTGCCACGCCCTGTAGGGTCTTTGTCAGGTTGCCGTGGGCGCGGTTCACGTCCGTCTGACTGCCCCCCGGCTTGAAATCATCAATCATCAGCAGCGCGTCCTTAATCGTGTGGGCCGTCTTTTCAAGCGCGTTCGCTGTGGACAGCCAGCCTTCCGGCAGCCGGTGCCGGTTCCAGTCAGCTCCGTAGTGCGCCTGTATCAGACCCATCAGCGCCGTCTTATTCCGGCCTGTCTCGCCTGTGGCCCATACGGCGAAGTCAGCTCGGCCCAGCGGGGCACGGTAAGCCGCACCCAGGACCGGCACACCCACCGCGTCCGGCGCAAGCTCCAGGAGAGCTAGTGACGCCCGCACGGCCTGGCGCACGTCTTCCTCTTCGCCGTCCTGAGGGTCTGGCAGTGCATAAGCGTTCAGACCCGGCCCTAAGTCCACTTCCACGCCCTGGACAGCTCCACGCGCCCCGATCACCGCGCCCGCGGTCAAGTACACCGGGCCGTGGTCCGGATGCATCAGCCAGCCTGTGTGGGCGTAGACGGTGCGCTGTGTGATGCCCAGGCGCTTACTGAGGTGCTGTATCGCTTCGCGGGCTTTGTCTTTGCGTCCCTGCCCGTTCCTGACGATGGCTTCCGCGCCGTACACTCGCACGGGCCAGTTCATGCCGCTAAACTCTGCCGCGCTAATCATAGGGGCCGTCATGGGCCGCATGGGCTGACCGTCTGCCCAGCGTCCGGCTACCTCAAAAGACAGCGGGGCGTCCCCGGTGCCGTCTTCCTGGCTGACCTGCGAGACGATCAGCGCGGAGAAATTACAGAGGGCTTCCGCGCTT is a window of Deinococcus deserti VCD115 DNA encoding:
- a CDS encoding DUF927 domain-containing protein, encoding MSALDRALELLTPGDVLEHLAAYLGKPAPHMQGSRTYGQVCDFRPGCEEKNASLSYKMGDGGSVFFRFGADEFKGGALLFLQSAGLSKPDAVARLIEWAGLTDEDRTPGEGKTPAPWKHSGRKAAGLAKARAALEKLHPLEDSKRHAALRGWQRIEVGEDSPEAQEVARRGLSGALISGLLTAYRWTGEEEGGKRRSLPRHILPGALSFEVPGPDGTPWAVKARNPGDKEALKVVNAQRYVYATAGQSTPAFVARVGGEDESQGRRVLIVEGELNAVAVAVMLEAAGRGTLALQPDARAHGWEVQGVASAVAWPHVAHIEAGARVYLYADPDAEGDAARVKWGEVLAAQGAQVYQLGPTKTGQAFPFAVEDGGTGEGLIADACDALGNMPDTVGMTTGRYAAWRGVKLLDALDLAQPWQPQTKEDGQEGSPDGQGEEGDVWLSKREGFGLRGGVLCALSMKKDEDGEVYESAEALCNFSALIVSQVSQEDGTGDAPLSFEVAGRWADGQPMRPMTAPMISAAEFSGMNWPVRVYGAEAIVRNGQGRKDKAREAIQHLSKRLGITQRTVYAHTGWLMHPDHGPVYLTAGAVIGARGAVQGVEVDLGPGLNAYALPDPQDGEEEDVRQAVRASLALLELAPDAVGVPVLGAAYRAPLGRADFAVWATGETGRNKTALMGLIQAHYGADWNRHRLPEGWLSTANALEKTAHTIKDALLMIDDFKPGGSQTDVNRAHGNLTKTLQGVADGTGRGRMGIDRKRQAGLAPRGTVMSSSETLPRGHSNRARVVVVPVERKLIHNPAMSAAYYEAEDQAGQGVYALAMAGFVQWIAAHYDAVRVGSPAHKAMTRDLAPHFEGAHGRTGPAAAELAYGHAAFLTFAVHVRAITEDAAARMWSRVVAALRDTAGGQGAHLQDEDPVTRALSLLAGLLSQGAVFLEEASGEEAHAPPEDVAHLYGWQAKTWRTEHGEGVELRTRPGARLIGYYARTGGDEWGYFLPDALHGELQRAAQAQGGAVLPDASTLYGNMKDRFHAQGFMRCEVEKGGEGRPGRVRPHYKATARGQRGRFVALRLPIDPEAYNLGTLGTDGEERTSSTVSRSVPSFNTFIDCLGTMGTLPLIRGASFASPDFPHTLTLEDLADIEEGADLPGVVTL
- a CDS encoding Ig-like domain-containing protein, with amino-acid sequence MQKRTVVLLPFLTLIVACGGTGAPSDREAPVIRNLYPTVFKGNLQMDGSIMVAFSEEMNPASLQAAVKLQDSTGATVPATVTTGSSSASIKPSSALKSSTSYTLVVTREAKDLAGNQLAAESRTAYMTEATPYTIRLNHFTASRYDTATVTATFTYTGTEEAGSIWVRASCSEDGYSYLSTSLATAATPSKWTPGQTQNIFLRHSGGYPYFTDNTVRCRFSSDDSANTRRVIVN
- a CDS encoding helix-turn-helix domain-containing protein yields the protein MTAKGKNGDALAGHYTMGGRPLTHLGYGTCRPVPYVARVTVREACQARGLSVYQVAMSGLAQGTIDAGTVYRLARGDTSRIDLPTLATVAGIIDALSGQPVGVSELLSLEEAEE